In a single window of the Deinococcus aetherius genome:
- a CDS encoding molybdopterin oxidoreductase family protein: MSSAPFPSRDPSTRVVRTTCPYCAVQCNFDLHVVDNLPVRVTPTKECPVAHGTVCKKGLFALNDVRHPDRLTGPLLRRNGELVPVSWAEALAYVSEALRPLLATRPDAVGVFGSGALTNEKTYLLGKFARLALGTANIDYNGRYCMSSAAAALNRTVGYDRGLGFPLGDVATSDLILLVGANIAETLPPVMQYLKGARDRGATVYSIDPRATVTAKVAGRHLAVRPGTDGVLALGLLHLMKAWNCIRPTAPAHGMTEVLWQADDYPPARVAHECGISEDELLTLGRLYAGAHKPLILTGRGPEQHAHGTDTVQTYLNLAFLTGHFGKPGGGYGTLTGQGNGQGGREHGQKADQLPGARSLRNPGHRAEIAALWGCSPDDLPQPGRSAQELFNACGEEGGIEALIVLGSNPVVSAPGALQVRERLEALKHLIVIDFLPSETAQLATLVLPGSMWCEEEGTTTNLEGRVQRRRKAITAPGAAREDWRILCDLAAAVGRPRGFTYATFRELQDEFFRATRGGVADYGGLSAERLDRASAQWPVRSADGPDTPYAYAPTYPTPDGLARLHVPSFPPPPAPRGLTLTTGRLGNQYQSGTQTRRNPALRASLELQVHPETARERGLNPGDLARVTTRHGTLDLPVALNPGLRPDTLFMPFHWEASANLLTSPDSLDPHSRMPAFKATPASLVPVPVTALAGSISEGRPARTAPLEGGVPV; encoded by the coding sequence ATGTCGAGTGCGCCCTTCCCCAGCCGCGACCCCTCCACGCGCGTCGTGCGGACGACCTGCCCGTACTGCGCGGTGCAGTGCAATTTCGACCTGCACGTCGTGGACAACCTGCCCGTCAGGGTGACGCCGACCAAGGAGTGTCCGGTCGCCCACGGCACCGTCTGCAAGAAGGGCCTGTTCGCCCTGAACGACGTGCGGCACCCCGACCGCCTGACCGGGCCTCTGCTGCGGAGGAACGGCGAACTCGTGCCCGTGAGCTGGGCCGAGGCGCTGGCCTACGTGTCGGAGGCCCTGCGGCCCCTGCTCGCCACCCGCCCGGATGCGGTCGGCGTCTTCGGCAGCGGCGCCCTGACGAACGAGAAGACCTACCTCCTGGGCAAGTTCGCCCGCCTGGCGCTGGGAACCGCGAACATCGACTACAACGGGCGCTACTGCATGTCCTCGGCGGCGGCGGCGCTGAACCGCACCGTGGGCTACGACCGGGGCCTGGGCTTTCCGCTGGGCGACGTGGCGACGAGCGACCTGATCCTGCTCGTGGGCGCGAACATCGCCGAGACGCTGCCGCCGGTCATGCAGTACCTCAAGGGGGCGCGGGACCGGGGGGCCACGGTGTATTCCATCGACCCGCGCGCCACCGTAACAGCGAAGGTGGCCGGGCGTCACCTCGCCGTGCGCCCAGGCACCGACGGCGTGCTCGCCCTCGGCCTCCTCCACCTGATGAAGGCGTGGAACTGCATCCGCCCGACCGCCCCCGCCCACGGCATGACCGAGGTGCTGTGGCAGGCCGACGACTACCCACCCGCCCGGGTGGCGCACGAGTGCGGCATCTCCGAGGACGAACTGCTCACCCTGGGCAGGCTCTACGCTGGCGCCCACAAGCCGCTGATCCTGACCGGACGCGGCCCCGAGCAGCACGCGCACGGCACGGATACCGTGCAGACGTACCTCAACCTCGCCTTCCTGACCGGGCACTTCGGCAAGCCGGGCGGCGGATACGGCACGCTGACCGGGCAGGGAAACGGCCAGGGCGGGCGCGAACACGGGCAGAAGGCGGACCAGCTTCCCGGAGCGCGCAGCCTGCGGAATCCGGGGCACCGTGCGGAGATCGCCGCCCTGTGGGGTTGCTCGCCCGACGACCTGCCCCAGCCCGGCCGGAGCGCCCAGGAACTCTTCAACGCCTGCGGTGAGGAAGGCGGGATCGAGGCCCTGATCGTCCTCGGCTCGAACCCGGTCGTCAGCGCGCCGGGAGCCCTTCAGGTGCGCGAACGGCTTGAAGCCCTCAAGCACCTCATCGTCATCGACTTCCTGCCCAGCGAGACCGCGCAGCTCGCCACCTTGGTCCTCCCCGGCTCCATGTGGTGCGAGGAGGAGGGGACCACGACCAACTTGGAGGGCCGCGTGCAGCGCCGACGCAAGGCGATCACCGCCCCCGGCGCGGCCCGTGAGGACTGGCGCATCCTGTGCGATCTGGCGGCGGCGGTCGGGCGGCCCCGGGGCTTCACCTACGCCACCTTCCGCGAGCTTCAGGACGAGTTCTTCCGGGCGACGCGGGGTGGCGTGGCCGACTACGGCGGCCTGAGCGCCGAACGCCTCGACCGGGCGAGCGCCCAGTGGCCGGTGCGGAGTGCGGACGGCCCCGACACCCCCTACGCCTACGCGCCGACGTACCCCACGCCGGACGGCCTCGCCAGGCTGCACGTCCCGAGCTTCCCGCCGCCTCCCGCGCCTCGGGGACTCACCCTCACGACCGGGCGGCTGGGCAACCAGTACCAGAGCGGCACCCAGACCCGCCGCAACCCGGCCCTGCGCGCGAGCCTCGAACTTCAGGTCCACCCGGAGACGGCCCGCGAGCGCGGCCTGAACCCCGGCGACCTCGCCCGCGTCACCACCCGGCACGGCACGCTCGACCTGCCCGTGGCGCTCAACCCCGGCCTGCGCCCCGACACCTTGTTCATGCCCTTCCACTGGGAGGCGAGCGCGAACCTGTTGACGAGCCCCGACAGTCTCGACCCTCACTCGCGGATGCCCGCCTTCAAGGCCACGCCCGCCAGCCTCGTGCCCGTTCCCGTCACCGCACTCGCCGGTTCCATCTCTGAAGGCCGCCCCGCCCGAACCGCCCCGTTGGAGGGGGGAGTGCCCGTCTGA
- a CDS encoding 3-hydroxyacyl-CoA dehydrogenase/enoyl-CoA hydratase family protein, giving the protein MKIQKAAVIGAGVMGAAIAAQLANAGIPVTLLDIVLPDQPDRNFLAKQGLQRALKASPAAFMDPVRAVLITPGNLEDDLGKLKDADWILEAIIEKLDAKRDLWARVEGVAKKTAIISSNSSGIPMHLQIEGRGEDFQRRFVGAHFFNPPRYLHLLEVIPTPKTDPEVLRTFSEFADHTLGKGVVVANDVPGFVANRIGVYGIIRAMKHMERTGLTPDEVDQLTGPALGRAKSATFRTADLSGLDIIYHVANDLGKATPPDEDFSLTDTFRRLVEEKKWLGDKTGSGFYKKTKDERGKTKILSLNLDTLEYEDRGKVSVPAVEAVKSQPLAQRVKALYNAEGREGDFLRGVMNDGFWYAAKMAGVVSGRLQDIDNALKWGFGWEEGPFETMDTLGVQTVIANLEAEGRTLPPLLQAMKESGRERFYQGEETVTPTGEPTRYEAPYFILTDLKKDATKVVKKRPGASVVDLGDGVLLVEWHAKMNALGEDQLRAVQDAHKLVGEMGYAGLVLGNQGENFSAGANLPLILAQAQAEEWDELDSAIKQFQQVTTSMRFSPHPTVAAPFGLALGGGCEFSIHADHIVASAETYMGLVEVGVGLIPGGGGTKEMLLRFTDQLQPNQPLLPAVQRAFELIGTAKVSTSALEARKLGFLRDHDTIAMNKNRIIEEAKRQVLALAPGYVQPTPRQDIPVMGDAAIAAVKLALYGMTEGGYASKYDAEVGTQLARVLGGGTGNNRTAKVSEQHLLDLERDAFLTLLGKKGTQDRIAHMLKTGKPLRN; this is encoded by the coding sequence ATGAAGATACAGAAAGCCGCCGTCATCGGCGCGGGCGTCATGGGGGCCGCCATCGCCGCCCAGCTCGCCAACGCGGGCATTCCCGTCACCCTGCTCGACATCGTGTTGCCCGACCAGCCCGACCGCAACTTCCTCGCCAAGCAGGGCCTTCAGCGGGCGCTGAAGGCCAGCCCCGCCGCCTTCATGGACCCGGTGCGGGCCGTGCTGATCACGCCCGGGAACCTCGAAGACGACCTCGGCAAGCTCAAGGACGCCGACTGGATTCTAGAGGCGATCATCGAGAAGCTTGACGCCAAGCGGGACCTGTGGGCGCGGGTGGAGGGCGTGGCGAAGAAGACGGCGATCATCTCCTCCAACTCCTCCGGCATCCCCATGCACCTCCAGATCGAGGGCCGGGGCGAGGACTTCCAGCGGCGCTTTGTCGGCGCGCACTTCTTCAACCCGCCGCGTTACCTGCACCTCCTCGAAGTGATCCCCACGCCGAAGACCGATCCCGAGGTGCTGCGGACCTTCTCCGAGTTCGCGGACCACACGCTCGGCAAGGGCGTGGTCGTCGCCAACGACGTGCCGGGCTTCGTCGCCAACCGCATCGGCGTGTACGGCATCATCCGCGCGATGAAGCACATGGAGCGCACGGGCCTCACGCCGGACGAGGTGGACCAGCTCACCGGCCCCGCCCTCGGCCGCGCGAAGAGTGCGACCTTCCGCACCGCCGACCTGAGCGGGCTCGACATCATCTACCACGTCGCCAACGACCTCGGGAAAGCCACGCCGCCCGACGAGGACTTCAGCCTCACCGACACCTTCCGCCGTCTGGTGGAGGAGAAGAAGTGGCTCGGCGACAAGACGGGCAGCGGCTTCTACAAGAAGACGAAGGACGAGCGCGGCAAGACCAAGATTCTGAGCCTGAACCTGGACACGCTGGAGTACGAGGACCGGGGCAAGGTCAGCGTGCCCGCCGTGGAGGCGGTGAAGAGTCAGCCGCTCGCCCAGCGGGTGAAGGCGCTCTACAACGCCGAGGGCAGGGAGGGCGACTTCCTGCGCGGCGTGATGAACGACGGTTTCTGGTACGCGGCGAAGATGGCCGGGGTCGTGTCGGGCCGCCTTCAGGACATCGACAACGCCCTGAAGTGGGGCTTCGGCTGGGAGGAGGGCCCCTTCGAGACGATGGACACGCTGGGCGTTCAGACCGTCATCGCCAACCTGGAAGCGGAAGGCCGCACCCTCCCGCCCCTGCTCCAGGCGATGAAGGAGTCGGGCCGCGAACGCTTCTACCAGGGCGAGGAGACCGTCACGCCGACGGGTGAGCCGACGCGGTACGAGGCGCCCTACTTCATCCTGACCGACCTGAAGAAGGACGCCACGAAGGTCGTCAAGAAGCGGCCTGGCGCGAGCGTCGTGGACCTCGGCGACGGCGTGCTCCTCGTCGAGTGGCACGCGAAGATGAACGCGCTGGGGGAAGACCAGCTCCGCGCCGTGCAGGACGCGCACAAGCTCGTGGGGGAGATGGGCTACGCGGGCCTCGTCCTCGGCAACCAGGGCGAGAACTTCAGCGCGGGGGCGAACCTGCCGCTGATCCTCGCCCAGGCGCAGGCCGAGGAGTGGGACGAGCTGGACAGCGCGATCAAGCAGTTCCAGCAGGTCACGACCTCCATGCGCTTCAGCCCGCACCCGACCGTGGCCGCGCCCTTCGGCCTGGCACTCGGCGGCGGCTGCGAGTTCTCGATCCACGCGGACCACATCGTCGCCAGCGCGGAGACGTACATGGGTCTCGTGGAGGTCGGCGTCGGCCTGATCCCCGGCGGCGGCGGCACGAAGGAAATGCTGCTGCGCTTCACGGACCAGCTTCAGCCGAATCAGCCCCTGCTGCCTGCCGTCCAGCGTGCCTTTGAACTCATCGGCACGGCGAAGGTCTCCACGAGCGCCCTCGAAGCCCGCAAGCTCGGCTTCCTGCGCGACCACGACACCATCGCCATGAACAAGAACCGGATCATCGAGGAGGCCAAGCGGCAGGTCCTCGCCCTCGCGCCCGGCTACGTGCAGCCCACGCCGCGCCAGGACATCCCCGTGATGGGCGACGCTGCCATCGCCGCCGTCAAGCTCGCCCTCTACGGCATGACCGAAGGCGGGTACGCCTCCAAGTACGACGCCGAGGTGGGCACGCAACTCGCCCGAGTCCTGGGCGGCGGCACGGGCAACAACCGCACCGCGAAGGTGAGTGAACAGCACCTCCTCGACCTGGAACGTGACGCCTTCCTCACCCTGCTGGGCAAGAAGGGCACGCAGGACCGGATTGCCCACATGCTCAAGACGGGCAAGCCGCTGAGGAACTGA
- a CDS encoding thiolase family protein: MRDAVIVSAVRTPVGRGVKGTLANTRPDDLAALVLSEAVKRAGVDPSIVEDVYMGCAIPEAEQGLNVARMAALRAGMPDSVGGVTVNRFCSSGLQTIAMAAAAIQTGQADVMLAGGVESMSMVPMTGHNPSPNPDLVDERPGAYIGMGLTAENVAAKYGVSREDQDAFALRSHQRAAAAQDSGKFDAEIIPVPVQVDKVKGTKLTSTTVTFDKDELIRRDANLEDMAKVRPAFKATGSVSAANSSPFSDGAAAVLVMSAEKAQELGVKPLAKFLGFAVAGVEPELMGIGPVRAVPKVLAQTGLTLDDIDLIELNEAFAAQSLAVARELGFDEEKMNVNGGAIALGHPLGCSGAKLTATAIYELRRRGGGKALITMCIGGGMGAAGVIEVFPSEEEGQGEQAAD, encoded by the coding sequence ATGCGTGATGCTGTCATCGTTTCTGCCGTTCGTACCCCTGTCGGTCGCGGCGTCAAAGGCACCCTTGCCAACACCCGCCCCGACGACCTCGCCGCCCTCGTGCTGTCCGAGGCCGTGAAGCGCGCGGGCGTGGACCCCTCCATCGTGGAGGACGTGTACATGGGCTGCGCCATCCCCGAGGCCGAGCAGGGCCTGAACGTCGCGCGCATGGCCGCGCTGCGGGCGGGGATGCCCGACTCGGTGGGCGGCGTGACCGTCAACCGCTTCTGCTCCAGCGGCCTCCAGACGATTGCTATGGCGGCGGCGGCGATCCAGACCGGGCAGGCGGACGTGATGCTCGCGGGCGGCGTGGAGAGCATGAGCATGGTGCCCATGACCGGCCACAACCCCAGCCCCAACCCGGACCTCGTGGACGAGCGCCCCGGCGCCTACATCGGCATGGGCCTGACCGCCGAGAACGTGGCCGCCAAGTACGGCGTGAGCCGCGAGGATCAGGACGCCTTCGCCCTCCGCAGCCACCAGCGAGCGGCGGCGGCCCAGGACTCGGGCAAGTTCGACGCCGAGATCATCCCCGTGCCCGTGCAGGTGGATAAGGTCAAGGGCACGAAGCTCACGAGCACGACCGTCACCTTCGACAAGGACGAGCTGATCCGCCGCGACGCCAACCTGGAGGACATGGCGAAGGTGCGCCCAGCCTTCAAGGCGACCGGCTCGGTGAGTGCCGCCAACTCCAGCCCCTTTTCCGACGGGGCCGCCGCCGTCCTCGTGATGAGCGCGGAGAAGGCGCAGGAACTCGGCGTGAAGCCCCTGGCGAAGTTCCTGGGCTTCGCGGTGGCGGGCGTGGAGCCCGAACTCATGGGCATCGGCCCCGTGCGCGCCGTGCCGAAGGTCCTCGCGCAGACGGGTCTGACCCTGGACGACATCGACCTGATCGAGCTGAACGAGGCCTTCGCCGCCCAGAGCCTCGCCGTGGCCCGCGAGCTGGGCTTCGACGAGGAGAAGATGAACGTGAACGGCGGCGCCATCGCCCTGGGGCACCCGCTGGGTTGCTCGGGCGCCAAGCTCACGGCGACAGCGATCTACGAGCTGCGGCGCCGGGGCGGCGGCAAGGCGCTGATCACCATGTGCATCGGCGGCGGCATGGGCGCGGCGGGCGTGATCGAGGTCTTCCCGTCCGAGGAGGAGGGGCAGGGAGAGCAGGCGGCGGACTGA
- a CDS encoding DUF6194 family protein, translated as MTPNDVLVELGRLFPESSVIHADGDSYFMAKADQKMPFATLVTSDQHDAASNLNREGVYRLNLGVKRDTYITLFGAVPKPHTAWDVIDTGHNYAALDTLMPHPIYAPMGWICVLNPGAATFERLRPLLQEAYEKAGRHQ; from the coding sequence ATGACGCCAAATGACGTGCTGGTAGAGCTGGGTCGCCTATTCCCTGAGAGCTCTGTCATTCACGCTGACGGAGATTCCTATTTCATGGCGAAGGCAGACCAGAAAATGCCTTTTGCCACGTTGGTCACCTCCGATCAACATGACGCAGCCTCGAACCTGAACCGTGAGGGCGTCTACCGCTTGAATCTGGGGGTAAAGCGGGACACTTACATAACGCTGTTCGGAGCGGTGCCGAAACCCCACACGGCTTGGGACGTGATTGACACGGGTCACAACTACGCGGCCCTCGATACCCTGATGCCCCATCCCATCTATGCACCAATGGGTTGGATCTGCGTCCTGAATCCGGGCGCCGCAACCTTTGAGAGGCTGCGCCCACTGTTGCAGGAGGCCTACGAGAAGGCAGGGAGGCACCAGTAA
- a CDS encoding MFS transporter, giving the protein MTQPANIPLPALALSADARRVVTWSTLGFTLMFAVWVMFSIVALPIRKGLGLTDAQFTLLTAIPVLTGSLLRLPAGLLADRLGGKKMFLAVTLVTAAFSLALSFATGYDTLLALALGVGLAGVSFAVGNAWIAQWVPASRQGLALGTFGAGNAGASITKLVAPLLITLVPAGLLIPGGWHFVPFVFALTLVLCALLTARLTPADAAVRPQRTLADWLRPLGNVQVWRFGLYYVVFFGAYVALSLFLPKYYVDHYGLPLAEAGLLTALFIFPASLLRPLGGYLSDRFGPRGVTITSFAVMLLGLLPLTHELPLATFLGLTTVVGVGMGVGKASTYTLVAQWYPGQMGVVGGLVGLLGGLGGSILPLTFAALGPSMGAQAAFITLLVVTFASTVIFVGSMLRLRALGRRPSFA; this is encoded by the coding sequence ATGACCCAGCCCGCCAATATCCCGCTCCCCGCCCTCGCCCTCAGCGCCGACGCCCGGCGCGTCGTGACCTGGAGCACGCTCGGCTTCACCCTGATGTTCGCCGTGTGGGTGATGTTCTCCATCGTGGCCCTGCCGATCCGCAAGGGGCTCGGGCTCACCGACGCGCAGTTCACGCTGCTGACGGCGATTCCGGTCCTCACGGGCTCGCTGCTGCGCCTGCCCGCCGGGCTGCTGGCCGACCGGCTCGGCGGCAAGAAGATGTTCCTGGCTGTGACGCTGGTGACCGCCGCCTTCTCGCTGGCGCTCTCCTTCGCCACGGGGTACGACACGCTGCTCGCCCTCGCCCTCGGGGTGGGGCTGGCGGGGGTGAGCTTCGCGGTGGGGAACGCCTGGATCGCCCAGTGGGTGCCCGCCTCGCGGCAGGGGCTTGCACTGGGGACCTTCGGAGCGGGGAACGCGGGGGCGAGCATCACCAAGCTCGTCGCGCCCCTGCTCATTACCCTCGTGCCTGCCGGACTGCTGATTCCGGGTGGGTGGCACTTCGTCCCCTTCGTGTTCGCGCTGACGCTCGTGCTGTGCGCGCTCCTGACCGCCCGGCTGACGCCCGCCGACGCCGCCGTGCGTCCCCAGCGCACCCTCGCCGACTGGCTGCGGCCCCTGGGCAACGTGCAGGTGTGGCGCTTCGGGCTGTACTACGTCGTGTTCTTCGGCGCCTACGTGGCCCTGAGCCTCTTCCTGCCGAAGTACTACGTGGACCATTACGGCCTGCCGCTGGCGGAGGCGGGCCTGCTCACCGCCCTCTTCATCTTCCCGGCGAGCCTGTTGCGTCCCCTGGGCGGCTACCTGAGTGACCGCTTCGGGCCGCGCGGGGTGACGATTACCTCCTTCGCGGTGATGCTCCTCGGCCTGTTGCCCCTGACCCACGAACTCCCGCTCGCCACCTTCCTGGGGCTGACCACCGTGGTCGGGGTTGGCATGGGCGTGGGCAAGGCGAGCACCTACACGCTGGTCGCGCAGTGGTATCCGGGGCAGATGGGCGTGGTGGGCGGTCTGGTCGGGCTGCTCGGCGGGTTGGGCGGCTCCATCCTCCCGCTGACCTTCGCGGCCCTGGGGCCCTCGATGGGTGCCCAGGCGGCCTTCATCACCCTGCTCGTTGTGACGTTCGCCAGCACCGTGATCTTCGTGGGGAGCATGTTGCGCCTGCGGGCGCTGGGGCGGCGGCCCAGCTTCGCCTGA
- a CDS encoding plasmid pRiA4b ORF-3 family protein yields the protein MTKQRQKAAGRQMHVFRVVSRVKVAGERRYPYRVLGLPQGADLHGLAQAIVGAFGFDFDHAFGFFDTPDPYRANVAYELFRDLEGMEGGPAPAPQGMPSETDLALMLGMEALDKLALLRETADFLARRLEEELLPRLPERLRDPVRLRLREFTADLLDVEGLEAAQAEDSLPLPPEARELLRQPGGLEGLLGMFQVVQTAPEALGAPTREEHGVTGVPATVPFERQPKWTFLFDYGDDWTFDVTYQGVQDAPPRVRLPRVLESLGTAPEQYPDYEEDFE from the coding sequence GTGACCAAACAGAGGCAAAAGGCCGCCGGTCGGCAGATGCACGTTTTCAGGGTGGTGAGCCGGGTGAAGGTGGCGGGCGAGCGCCGATATCCCTACCGGGTGCTGGGCCTGCCCCAGGGGGCCGACCTGCACGGGCTCGCGCAGGCCATCGTGGGCGCGTTCGGCTTCGACTTCGACCACGCCTTCGGCTTCTTCGACACCCCCGATCCCTACCGGGCGAACGTGGCCTACGAGCTGTTCCGCGACCTGGAGGGAATGGAGGGCGGTCCCGCTCCCGCCCCCCAGGGGATGCCCAGTGAAACCGACCTCGCCCTGATGCTGGGGATGGAGGCGCTGGACAAATTGGCCCTGCTGCGCGAGACCGCCGACTTCCTGGCCCGCCGCCTGGAGGAGGAACTGCTGCCCCGACTGCCCGAGCGACTGCGCGACCCCGTGCGCCTGCGTCTGCGGGAGTTCACCGCCGACCTGCTGGACGTGGAGGGTCTGGAGGCGGCCCAGGCGGAGGACAGCCTGCCCCTCCCCCCGGAGGCCCGCGAATTGTTGCGGCAGCCGGGCGGCCTGGAGGGGCTTCTGGGGATGTTCCAGGTCGTGCAGACGGCTCCGGAAGCTCTCGGCGCCCCCACCCGCGAGGAACACGGCGTCACGGGCGTTCCGGCCACCGTTCCCTTCGAGCGGCAACCCAAGTGGACCTTCCTCTTCGACTACGGCGACGACTGGACCTTTGACGTGACCTACCAGGGCGTGCAGGACGCCCCGCCCCGTGTCCGATTGCCGCGTGTGCTGGAAAGCCTCGGCACCGCGCCCGAGCAGTACCCGGACTATGAGGAGGACTTCGAATGA
- a CDS encoding alpha/beta hydrolase family protein, whose amino-acid sequence MSERPRLLDCLRHIRKRRVAAWAALGYAALLAVGAFVGAEITLRSKTRRVKGTFVPVGRRGNSIYLPASPETLSRGVIGIVPLRPNRGHAILGPAKIVGTLVRREVQEEHGVLPNGALAWASTFVYNGTPAQLGVPYQSTAVHTPLGDMPAWHIPPVSGERDAIVIVVHGHGGQRSQALRMLPALRRTGAGSLFVTFRNAYGAPRSGNGFHTLGDEEAEDVLAALQWAREAGYRRAVLYGFSMGGNIVLSVLRDKFQPLPLPVLGVMLDCPVLDWRATIRWQGQRYGLPPLVARHVATFVQYVVTRRSGQDFDAVDQIKAAPGFRVPILLWHGTRDRTIPVAQADALAAARPDLVEYHRVEGAKHIRCWNLDPAKYDGALEEFVARVLGEVKA is encoded by the coding sequence GTGAGCGAGCGTCCCCGCCTCCTCGACTGTCTGCGCCACATCCGCAAGCGTCGCGTCGCCGCCTGGGCTGCCCTGGGCTACGCTGCCCTGCTGGCGGTCGGGGCCTTCGTCGGCGCCGAGATCACCCTGCGGTCCAAGACGCGCCGGGTGAAGGGGACGTTCGTACCGGTGGGGCGGCGGGGGAACTCGATCTACCTGCCCGCCTCGCCGGAAACGCTCTCACGCGGCGTCATCGGCATCGTGCCCCTGCGGCCCAACCGGGGACATGCGATCTTGGGACCTGCCAAGATCGTCGGGACCCTCGTGCGGCGCGAGGTTCAGGAGGAGCACGGCGTGTTGCCCAACGGCGCCCTCGCCTGGGCCTCCACCTTCGTCTACAACGGTACCCCGGCGCAACTGGGTGTGCCGTACCAGAGCACCGCCGTCCACACGCCCCTGGGAGACATGCCCGCGTGGCACATCCCGCCTGTCTCGGGCGAGCGGGACGCCATCGTGATCGTCGTCCACGGGCACGGGGGACAGCGGTCACAGGCGCTCAGGATGCTTCCGGCCCTGCGGCGCACGGGCGCGGGTTCCCTCTTCGTCACCTTCCGCAACGCCTACGGTGCCCCCCGCTCCGGGAACGGCTTTCACACCTTGGGCGACGAGGAGGCCGAGGACGTGCTCGCCGCCCTCCAGTGGGCGAGGGAGGCGGGCTACCGGCGGGCAGTGCTGTACGGCTTCAGCATGGGCGGCAATATCGTCCTGAGCGTGCTGCGCGACAAGTTCCAGCCGTTGCCCCTTCCCGTCCTGGGCGTCATGCTCGACTGCCCGGTGCTCGACTGGCGCGCGACGATTCGCTGGCAGGGGCAGAGGTACGGCCTGCCGCCCCTCGTGGCGAGGCATGTGGCGACCTTCGTGCAGTACGTCGTCACCCGCCGCTCAGGCCAGGACTTCGACGCGGTGGACCAGATCAAGGCCGCGCCAGGCTTCCGGGTGCCCATCCTCCTGTGGCACGGCACCCGCGACCGTACCATTCCGGTAGCGCAGGCGGACGCCCTCGCCGCCGCCCGCCCCGATCTGGTGGAGTACCACCGGGTCGAGGGAGCCAAGCACATCCGCTGCTGGAACCTCGACCCGGCAAAGTATGACGGGGCGCTGGAGGAGTTTGTGGCGCGGGTGTTGGGGGAGGTGAAAGCGTGA
- a CDS encoding sulfite exporter TauE/SafE family protein — translation MLAVIGVGLLAGVLGAILGLGGGVVVVPALEFVLPHFGHPITIGQAVAVSQIGVLAVGLSGAASYLQQGLVRARTGYLLSPYTIVGGALGSFLGLVLPAQAVATVFALLLLYSAYNLLRGLRRVEVERPPSRLVPPAMTFAGVMSGLLGIGGGTVQVPVLNLLAGVPIRQAIATSTFIMGLTAVGNALVYRAGGLLDVRLAAGVALGVLVGARAGAGLQSRIPAAQLKLFFSLLLIFTAGQLLWKYWA, via the coding sequence ATGCTCGCTGTGATCGGTGTCGGCCTGCTCGCCGGGGTGCTGGGCGCGATTCTCGGCCTCGGCGGCGGCGTGGTCGTTGTGCCCGCGTTGGAGTTCGTGCTGCCGCACTTCGGCCACCCCATCACCATCGGGCAGGCGGTCGCCGTGTCGCAGATCGGGGTGCTGGCGGTGGGCCTGAGCGGCGCGGCGAGTTACCTGCAACAGGGGTTGGTGCGGGCCCGGACCGGATACCTGCTCTCGCCGTACACCATCGTCGGCGGCGCGCTGGGCAGTTTCCTGGGTCTCGTGCTGCCCGCCCAGGCGGTGGCGACGGTGTTCGCCCTTTTGCTGCTGTACTCGGCCTACAACCTGCTGCGCGGCCTGAGAAGGGTGGAGGTCGAGCGCCCCCCCAGCCGTCTCGTGCCCCCCGCCATGACCTTCGCGGGGGTGATGAGTGGCCTGCTGGGCATCGGCGGCGGGACGGTGCAGGTGCCGGTCCTCAACCTGCTCGCGGGCGTGCCCATCCGGCAGGCCATCGCCACCTCGACCTTCATCATGGGCCTGACCGCCGTGGGGAACGCGCTCGTGTACCGGGCGGGCGGACTCCTTGACGTGCGCCTCGCGGCGGGGGTGGCGCTGGGCGTCCTCGTCGGGGCGCGGGCGGGAGCGGGGCTGCAAAGCCGGATTCCTGCCGCGCAGCTCAAGCTCTTTTTCAGCCTGCTCCTGATCTTCACGGCGGGGCAACTGCTGTGGAAATACTGGGCCTAG